A genomic window from Patescibacteria group bacterium includes:
- a CDS encoding FAD-dependent thymidylate synthase has translation MKVELIKYTPDPDKTCAAAALSCHSEKSSGDIINELTDDTVEKILNQTISKGHHSVIEHASFTFSVRGVSRSLTHQLVRHRIASYSQQSQRYVKLEEPTFITPPTISRDKKSLQDYKSFMNYSWDLYKSLINRNIPKEDARFVLPNATTTNITITMNARELIHFFKLRTAKSAQWEIRTLAKEMLKEVKKVAPIIFKKYNHTD, from the coding sequence ATGAAGGTTGAACTAATCAAATATACTCCAGATCCAGACAAAACTTGTGCCGCAGCTGCACTAAGTTGTCATTCAGAAAAATCATCAGGTGACATCATCAATGAACTAACAGATGATACTGTTGAAAAAATTTTAAATCAAACTATTAGCAAAGGCCATCACTCTGTAATAGAACATGCATCTTTTACATTTAGTGTTAGGGGAGTATCCAGATCATTAACCCACCAACTTGTAAGGCATAGAATTGCATCTTATTCTCAACAAAGCCAAAGATATGTCAAATTAGAAGAACCTACTTTTATTACTCCCCCTACAATCTCTCGAGATAAAAAAAGTCTACAAGATTATAAAAGCTTCATGAACTACTCATGGGATCTTTATAAATCGCTTATAAATAGGAATATTCCAAAAGAAGATGCTCGATTTGTTCTCCCAAATGCTACTACTACCAATATAACAATAACTATGAATGCAAGAGAACTCATTCATTTTTTCAAACTTAGAACCGCAAAAAGTGCACAATGGGAAATAAGAACTCTTGCAAAAGAAATGCTCAAAGAAGTTAAAAAAGTCGCACCAATAATATTTAAAAAATATAATCATACAGATTAA
- a CDS encoding A/G-specific adenine glycosylase yields the protein MKYNYFKNQILKWHLTNKKEFDWRNTDEPYKILLSEILLHKTDVKKVEKVYPKFIKKYPTIYHIYNSDIISLEEMFKGIGLFYRANRLKKISQNIVENFNGEIPNTKEKLMSLLGVGSYISNAVLCFAFKKRVPIVDTNIIRIYNRIFKLESKKNRPRNDKIVWEFAWKMLPKESYIEYNYALLDFSSDVCRARNPLCKICVMRNICENWKKGEKNEG from the coding sequence TAATAAAAAAGAATTCGATTGGAGAAATACTGACGAACCATATAAAATTCTACTATCTGAAATCCTTTTACATAAAACAGATGTAAAAAAAGTTGAAAAAGTATACCCAAAATTCATTAAAAAATATCCTACAATTTACCATATTTATAATTCGGATATTATCTCTTTGGAAGAAATGTTTAAAGGTATAGGTCTGTTCTACAGGGCTAACAGATTGAAAAAAATTTCACAAAATATCGTTGAAAATTTCAATGGCGAAATTCCAAACACAAAAGAAAAACTTATGTCTCTTTTAGGAGTAGGCAGTTACATATCTAATGCTGTCTTGTGTTTTGCCTTTAAAAAAAGAGTGCCAATTGTAGATACAAATATTATTAGGATTTATAATCGGATATTCAAACTAGAATCAAAAAAAAACCGACCAAGAAATGATAAAATAGTTTGGGAATTTGCTTGGAAGATGTTACCCAAAGAAAGTTATATAGAATATAACTATGCTCTTTTGGACTTCTCTTCAGATGTCTGTAGAGCTAGAAACCCACTATGCAAAATTTGTGTTATGAGAAACATCTGCGAAAATTGGAAAAAAGGTGAGAAAAATGAAGGTTGA